Genomic window (Lewinellaceae bacterium):
GGGCTGCTTGCGCTAATCCATTCGGATGTCTTCCAGAGCAGTATCCATTAGAATGAGGATTGAAACCAGGCGGTAGAAAATGAGTTCATTTCCGGGTCGTTTCCTTCCAGAGCAGTATCCATTAGAATGAGGATTGAAACGCGTTCCAAGCTCAAAATAAAAAGCTCCCATTGATTCTTCCAGAGCAGTATCCATTAGAATGAGGATTGAAACCCTCAAGCCCCACTATTATCATACCTCCGCCGCCGCCTTCCAGAGCAGTATCCATTAGAATGAGGATTGAAACTCTACTGTTATAGTTGTCGGGCTGCTTGCGCTAATCTTCCAGAGCAGTATCCATTAGAATGAGGATTGAAACACTACATCTACCGGGATAGCGCAATCCTCTGATATTTCTTCCAGAGCAGTATCCATTAGAATGAGGATTGAAACGCGTTCCAAGCTCAAAATAAAAAGCTCCCATTGATTCTTCCAGAGCAGTATCCATTAGAATGAGGATTGAAACCAGCGCCCTCGATTGTGGCAAACGTCGCAAATTGGCCTTCCAGAGCAGTATCCATTAGAATGAGGATTGAAACTTTTGGCAGATTTCACTTGAAAATTATTATAGGCATATCTTCCAGAGCAGTATCCATTAGAATGAGGATTGAAACAGGCCAAAAGCGGCGCGTCTGTAAGCGGCATATACGCTTCCAGAGCAGTATCCATTAGAATGAGGATTGAAACTTACCTGTATGAATCCGGAAGGATAAGATGGGTAACCTTCCAGAGCAGTATCCATTAGAATGAGGATTGAAACCAAAATTGCTGCCTGGCATTCCAAAAAGGAACGTTGTCTTCCAGAGCAGTATCCATTAGAATGAGGATTGAAACTTGGCGTTACCTGGGTATAAGAGTAAGCCAAGCTCATACTTCCAGAGCAGTATCCATTAGAATGAGGATTGAAACCCGGGTTGCTCCACTCCCCTGCCCTGCCCAGGTTCTCTTCCAGAGCAGTATCCATTAGAATGAGGATTGAAACCCCCAAATAACTTTTCTCTCCGCCCGTGCTGTTTGCCTTCCAGAGCAGTATCCATTAGAATGAGGATTGAAACAAACGCTTTCTGTGAGCAGTCTTCATTGCCTTCCGTTCTTCCAGAGCAGTATCCATTAGAATGAGGATTGAAACCCTGGCATTGGTTTTCGGGTGCCTATACAGGCGTTTCTTCCAGAGCAGTATCCATTAGAATGAGGATTGAAACCTCACATAGCGTTTAAAACGCTTTCTGTGAGCAGTCTCTTCCAGAGCAGTATCCATTAGAATGAGGATTGAAACATCATACGTCCACAATACTACTTTTCCATCTATAATCTTCCAGAGCAGTATCCATTAGAATGAGGATTGAAACGAGAACGGCCTAAACCCTGTTGTGGCGGTTAGTTTCTTCCAGAGCAGTATCCATTAGAATGAGGATTGAAACTTCGCGATCTTGACGATTACCGGCTATTGTGGCGAACCTTCCAGAGCAGTATCCATTAGAATGAGGATTGAAACGTAGGTTTCCGACGTTTTGTCCCGGAATGAATACGACTTCCAGAGCAGTATCCATTAGAATGAGGATTGAAACCGGGAATATTCCGCGTACCCTTCAGCGGTTGGCGGCCTTCCAGAGCAGTATCCATTAGAATGAGGATTGAAACAACCCGGATTCTTGCGCCCGGAAATCTTCCAGCAGTTCGACCTTCCAGAGCAGTATCCATTAGAATGAGGATTGAAACTTCAGCGGCTACCGATGCCTTCTGAACGTCGGCAATCTTCCAGAGCAGTATCCATTAGAATGAGGATTGAAACTTGGCGCCCACAACCGCTACCTAAAAGCCAGCGCAGCCTTCCAGAGCAGTATCCATTAGAATGAGGATTGAAACGTAATTGTGATGCTGGGTATCTGCTATTACCGACCACTTCCAGAGCAGTATCCATTAGAATGAGGATTGAAACTGGGGTGTGGGCGCCAACGCTGGCCAGGATGAATACGCTTCCAGAGCAGTATCCATTAGAATGAGGATTGAAACCGACGCGGCCGGCCCAGGAAAAGGCGATGTTGTTTCCTTCCAGAGCAGTATCCATTAGAATGAGGATTGAAACATTTTATAACGTAACAACCTAATTATTATGAACGGCTTCCAGAGCAGTATCCATTAGAATGAGGATTGAAACGTCCGGGTCCATCTGCTGGGCCATCAGCACCCGGTCAGCTTCCAGAGCAGTATCCATTAGAATGAGGATTGAAACACCCGCGCTGGGCAGTGGTTCCCCCGCCCAGGATGGCTTCCAGAGCAGTATCCATTAGAATGAGGATTGAAACTAAGCGGCAAATCCGTGCCCTTGTCAATCATAATCAACTTCCAGAGCAGTATCCATTAGAATGAGGATTGAAACTCCTTTCCATCTCTGGTTCGCCGGTCAATCTTCGCAGGCTTCCAGAGCAGTATCCATTAGAATGAGGATTGAAACGGTTATTGAATTCCATGCCATCGGATTCCCGGAAGGCCTTCCAGAGCAGTATCCATTAGAATGAGGATTGAAACTGTATTTGGTGGAGCTAATCAACCGCGCAATCTCCACTTCCAGAGCAGTATCCATTAGAATGAGGATTGAAACCGGATTATGCCCACGCAGCTGAATGTATTGAACAAGCTTCCAGAGCAGTATCCATTAGAATGAGGATTGAAACTGAAGGGCGCTGTGGTCGTATGCCACCATGGTGTCTCTTCCAGAGCAGTATCCATTAGAATGAGGATTGAAACAACACTTCCGGAGAGCAGTACATCTTCATCATGGTCTTCCAGAGCAGTATCCATTAGAATGAGGATTGAAACAGTAGCCGCCCGCCCTTCGGTAAATGAATGTAGCCGACTTCCAGAGCAGTATCCATTAGAATGAGGATTGAAACAGGAGATATTCGACAATACCCCAAATTTCCATACTATCTTCCAGAGCAGTATCCATTAGAATGAGGATTGAAACAGTAGGTTAGTATGTTGGTGTATGCCCCGCTTCCAGCTTCCAGAGCAGTATCCATTAGAATGAGGATTGAAACCAATTCTTCCAGCGTTTTGGCCCTGCCAACTTCGCTCTTCCAGAGCAGTATCCATTAGAATGAGGATTGAAACTTCCATTCGGGGGCCGTATCTTACACGCGGCCCCCTTCTTCCAGAGCAGTATCCATTAGAATGAGGATTGAAACCCTGCCATAGCCGCCACTTCAGCTACTTCTATTCCCAACTTCCAGAGCAGTATCCATTAGAATGAGGATTGAAACTACGATGAGAATAAAAATAACCATATCGCTCCTGTTCTTCCAGAGCAGTATCCATTAGAATGAGGATTGAAACTGCCCTTAGCATCCGCCATATCGTCAATCCCGCACCCTTCCAGAGCAGTATCCATTAGAATGAGGATTGAAACAACTGGCCGCAGAAGGAAAGGTAATCCTGCAATCCGCTTCCAGAGCAGTATCCATTAGAATGAGGATTGAAACTATCAGTTCGTCATCTTCTCCCTCTTCTGGTTCGGTCTTCCAGAGCAGTATCCATTAGAATGAGGATTGAAACTCTATTGCGCTGTTTATGTCAGTAATTTTCATTTCTGCTTCCAGAGCAGTATCCATTAGAATGAGGATTGAAACCGGCAGACATTGATTTTATCTTGAGCCAGGGAACCGCTTCCAGAGCAGTATCCATTAGAATGAGGATTGAAACTGACTGTGACGTTGAAGTTGCCGCTTGCCGGGTCAATCTTCCAGAGCAGTATCCATTAGAATGAGGATTGAAACTCATCACGGCAGACTTTATCGGCGTCGGTTACGACCTTCCAGAGCAGTATCCATTAGAATGAGGATTGAAACAGGGGCTATACCAGGCCATTCGCCGGTCTTACCGCTCTTCCAGAGCAGTATCCATTAGAATGAGGATTGAAACTACGACACTGCCACTGAGTTTTTTTTTCAAGACGAGCTTCCAGAGCAGTATCCATTAGAATGAGGATTGAAACATAACATAAAGTATAAAAGGGACGGGGAAACAGAGGTACTTCCAGAGCAGTATCCATTAGAATGAGGATTGAAACCTCCCGGCTTCTATGTTACATAGCCTTATGTCGAAAACTTCCAGAGCAGTATCCATTAGAATGAGGATTGAAACGCTGTAATCCTGTAATTGCTTTTCAAGCTCAGCAACCTTCCAGAGCAGTATCCATTAGAATGAGGATTGAAACAATGCTACGGCTTCCCCGCTTGCCAGCGTCCAACCATCTTCCAGAGCAGTATCCATTAGAATGAGGATTGAAACGATATACTGAGCAGTTTTCCAGCGGAATAAGCGGGCTTCCAGAGCAGTATCCATTAGAATGAGGATTGAAACGATAACGTACGATAAAACCGGGATGAAATGATAGGATCTTCCAGAGCAGTATCCATTAGAATGAGGATTGAAACCCTGTGACAAAAACAGTGTTTCAGGGTTCCCTCCTGACTTCCAGAGCAGTATCCATTAGAATGAGGATTGAAACCCTTCTTCGTCTTCCTTAATGTCGTAATACTCAGGCCTTCCAGAGCAGTATCCATTAGAATGAGGATTGAAACGATCTCGCTGGTATCGAAGTAGCGCAGGTACTCCTCCTTCCAGAGCAGTATCCATTAGAATGAGGATTGAAACCTGCTCATCTCCAGGCTGGCGAACATAACCGGCACCCTTCCAGAGCAGTATCCATTAGAATGAGGATTGAAACCCTTCATCCGTTGCGCGTTGCGTTGCGCTTTCGTTCTTCCAGAGCAGTATCCATTAGAATGAGGATTGAAACCAGGAGTATATTGATGCAATGAACAAAGGAATTGAACTTCCAGAGCAGTATCCATTAGAATGAGGATTGAAACCGACATGGACATGGACGTCGTTGGAAACCAGAGCCTCTTCCAGAGCAGTATCCATTAGAATGAGGATTGAAACATCGTTTCGCAACCATCTGCCGGCCTCGCTTCAATGTCTTCCAGAGCAGTATCCATTAGAATGAGGATTGAAACTTTTCTTTTTCCAGCCTGGCCAGGGCTTGCCGGATTCTTCCAGAGCAGTATCCATTAGAATGAGGATTGAAACAAGGCTCCTGGCCAGCAGCCAGGGGCAAGTAATTATCTTCCAGAGCAGTATCCATTAGAATGAGGATTGAAACTGTTCTGCACCTCTTCCCCGCCGTGGCCCGCGTAGTTCTTCCAGAGCAGTATCCATTAGAATGAGGATTGAAACACCCCGAAGCTGGCCGGGAAGTATGGCCCGGAGATCTTCCAGAGCAGTATCCATTAGAATGAGGATTGAAACACAAACCGGAACGAATTGGCAGGATGCGCCACCAAATCTTCCAGAGCAGTATCCATTAGAATGAGGATTGAAACAATTAGTTCTCCTAACACAATAATATCCCCTCCCGTCTTCCAGAGCAGTATCCATTAGAATGAGGATTGAAACTAACTCCCGTTCTATAGCCGTCCGCGCTTCGACGATCTTCCAGAGCAGTATCCATTAGAATGAGGATTGAAACAACTGGAATAAAACACACATGGAAATGAAACTAGAACTTCCAGAGCAGTATCCATTAGAATGAGGATTGAAACCGCCAGGCGTGGATACTGGCAACACATATCCGCTAGCTTCCAGAGCAGTATCCATTAGAATGAGGATTGAAACGAAAAAAGCGCGAAAAATGCCAATCTTGGAAAGTATCTTCCAGAGCAGTATCCATTAGAATGAGGATTGAAACGCAGTTTTCGGCGACAAGGGGGGGGCTCGCGGAACTGGCTTCCAGAGCAGTATCCATTAGAATGAGGATTGAAACTCGCCTCTCTCATGTACCTCTTTCAGGTCCGCCTGGCTTCCAGAGCAGTATCCATTAGAATGAGGATTGAAATGATTTTTTACTATAGGAGGGGTAGGCTCCGGGTTGTCGGGCTTCCAGAGCAGTATCCATTAGAATGAGGATTGAAACTTGGTTTTCCTTACGACGTTATGAGCAAAAGATAAGGCCTTCCAGAGCAGTATCCATTAGAATGAGGATTGAAACATATCTTCTTTGCGCTTGAGACGGATTTTGCCGTCCTCTTCCAGAGCAGTATCCATTAGAATGAGGATTGAAACTTATTCCGTAGGCTGCGTCTATCCAATCATTATAGCTCTTCCAGAGCAGTAACCATTAGAATGAGGATTGAAACTCTTGCCTTCTAGTCATTAGTTTCGCGTTTTTTTAGAGCCCGTTCAAGAGGTTGCTTCCCGGCAGGACATTTCTGCCTTTCCTGGGCTACTCCCAGGCTATCTTCTTTGAAACTATAATCAGGATTTCGGGGTTTCCAATTTGGGCTTTTCCTCTGAATCAGCTATCAATTGTATGCAACAACTCATACCTTTTTCCGGTATTTATGTGATCCTGTTTTCGGTTACATTTTTTTCTTGTATGTCCTGTTCTCAAAGAGAAAAAAAGGATGATAGTATTTCTGTTCAATGGAAAGGGCTGATGGCAAAAACAGGAGAGGCATATTATGCTTCCGATTTCAGAAGAGCAGAATCGTTGGCGGATAGCGCGCTTGCCTTAACCAAAGGAGTGGACGAAGTTTTGTATGCCAAAACACTCAACCGGAAAGCACAGGTGTTGCTTAAATTACAGGAATTCGATGAGGCGGAGAAATTAGCGCTACTTTCTTTACAAGAGGCTGAAAAAACTGACGATCAGGAAGCTATTGGTGATGCCCTCAACGTTTTGGGGAATTTTTATGCCAATAAGGTTGATGTTTCTAATGCCAGGGTTTATTACGAAAGGAGCCTGGCTCTTGCCCGGAAGATAAACGATTCGTTGGGGGAAGGAGCAGTGCTAAACAATCTTGGTACTTGTATGGAGGTAAATGGTTATTACCCGGAAGCGCTTAAGTATTTCATTGATGCAGTTGAAGTATATGAAAAAATGGACAGCTTACGCCCAGTCGGCATGATCTATGCCAATATGGCTGCTGTATACAAACAACAAGGCAACTATAAGTCTGCCATTGAATTTCAGAAAAGAGCGAACGAAATAAGCAAAACCACTCATAATACCCATGCTCTAATCTATGGCTCTGATAATTTGGGCGTTTATTATAATGCTATCGGAGAAATGGACACCGCAATTCATTACCACCATTTTTCTCTCCGCCTGGCTGACAGTACAGGGAACCGAAAATACTGGTTTATGGCATACGCTCATCTGAGTAGCAGCTATCTGTTAAGACAGGAACCTTTCATCGCTTTGGAGTATGCCCGGAAAGCTTTTGATCTCGTAAATACCATGGAACTGCCATACGACAAAGCAGGAATTCAGGTAAAATACGCTAAAGCGTTGTATGAAACAGGAAGCACTGCCCTGGCGCTCAGCATGCTCAATGAGGCTAAAATGACTGCTGATTCCAGCAATGCTCCGGATCTACAACTTGAGCTGTTTGACGCATATGCGAATATGTTGGAAAGAGAGGGCGACTACCGTTCAGCCCTGGGCTATCTAAAGCAGTGGCAGGCGGTAAAAGATGCTACCTTGGACAAAGAAAAAGTGGCGGCAATCGAGCGGGAGAACATAAGGTTCCGGGTAAATGAAAAGGACAAGGAAATTGCTGGACAAAAGATCACTAATGCCCGGCAACAGCGCTGGGTTGTTGGTTTAACGGCCTCTGTAGTCATTGTGTTGCTTTTGGCGGGCCTGCTCTTTTTCAGAAACCAAAACATGAAGCATAAGAGCCGTTTCCTGGAGAGTGAAAAATTACTCCTAGAAGAGATGAACGAAAGGTTGTCACTGGATAACAGCGATCTGCTCCGGAAAATGGAGGACTTAAAAGTGACGGCTACCCTTACTCAAAAGCAGATTGACGAGATCGGTGAGCAGGTTATTGTTTTTCCGACCAAGAATAGGATGAGGGTTCTACTCAAATGTAATGAAATTGAGTACATTGAACAGGACGGGGATTATTCCTGGGTGGTTCCATTAGTGAAGGAAAAGAAGTTCCAGATGCGTGGCACTTTGAGAGAGATGGAAAGATTTCTCTCGGATTTTCCCGTATTTGCAAAAGTCCAACAGTCTTATATCGTAAACCTGGACCACATCTTAGAATGCAACCGTTCACGAGTCAAAATGGTAAGCGGTAAGGATATTAAACTGGGGAGGGATTATCAGGACGGGTTCATGAAAATTTATGAAAATCGTAAACTCAAGCCGGAGGATGCCCGTCAACCCGACTCAAAAGGTATTCACCAGGAAGCTAAAGAAGACTAATGCACCTAACCCTAAAACAAGTGCTTTGCCTCAACTGTACCCATCCCGATATTCCCCGGTAAAATATCGCACTAAACCGTTTTATGTCGCACCCTCCTGGCAGCGGCTTGCCTTTCTGTATTCCAACAGTTTATTCTTGTATCGTCAAAGGCGATGGCCGGTAAATTAGTAATTACACCTGCCTGGTTCTGCGAGTTTTTTTTTCTCAACTCAAATCATTTTGCACATGAGAAAGTCAAATTTTTATTTGCCGGGATTGTTGGCCGCAGCATTTATCATTATGGGGATCACTGCTTGCCAAAAAGAACAGCTTTTAATCGAGACGGGGCATGAACACCCTGAATTAAATGGCATTGACCTTGAAATTATCAATTACCTCATTGCAATGGGGGTTGATCCGGATGAAATAGAAATGGCTGAGCATTATTGCATTGCTGAAGGAGATATCGCAATTGATAAAGTAGCACTGTTGAGTTTCTTAAACTCCAATCCGCAAGAAATTGCCCCCCCTCAGAACAGCCTTGTGCATGAACGACAGTATGGGGTCTCGTCGGGAACCATGGCCGTATCAGCCGCAAAAGTTGCAGCTATTAAATTTTACGTTCATCCCACAGTAAACAATTGCCAAAACCCAACTGCCTGGATTTCTGCAATTACAACTGGTACTCAAAATTGGACGAACATTAGTAATTGCAGGGTAAAATTCACCCAGGTGTATTCATCAGGTTCTGCAGATTTGATCATTTCAAGTGATGAGGCGTCTAATACTTTTTTACCATCAAGTTTGATAAACTTGCCCTCTTCGGTTTTGGCCAGAACAAAATTTCCTGCACCAACTTTGGGCACCGTATGCAAGTTTATCTCGATCCGAAAAGGCGGTAATCCCACTAATAGGGTAAATGCGATAATGCATGAATTAGGCCATGCTTTAGGTTATTTCCACACAAATGGAAGTGACGGAACCTTAATTCACGGTACGCCAACAACAGACAACTCCTCGGTTATGTATCAAATAACCTCATCGAACACAACATTCACAAACGGCGATTTAAGGGCAGCTCGGTTGTTTTATCCCGACATTATTTTAATGCCAGGCGGATTTAATGCTCTGCCAGATGGCGTTAGGAGGGTGAAAATTGTAATCTCTTCCCCACCAACCAGCTATCCAATTTATTGGCTCAATTATGAAATATGGAATTCAACCGGATATACACGCCTGAGTTCGGGAGATATTAAATGTAATTCAACTACTTTCTTTTTGGAAGGAATATCTCCCGGCACCTACAAGTTCCGCGTCCGAGGGCAAAACTATAAAAAAGATGTCCAATCTGATTTTACTTCATTTAAGACAGTAACCGTGCCATAGCTTGGCCATGTTCAGGCCAAAATAGATGGTAGTATCACTTGTACGGCCAATTAGAGTTGATGCGTTGGGGCAGCGTGGTGGTAAAAATGAGCTATTTTCGACCACGCGAAGGCTTTTTGAGGGAATATAGCCCAGCTATATGACCGAAAAAAGGCACAGTGTGGGAAGAAAAGAGTCATTTTTTAACCCATGATGGCCCCAACGCATCAACTCTATTGTTCCAACCAACTCTTGAGCGCTTATTATTATCTTGTTAGCTTTACTGGACTTTGGACGTGCCACCATTTAA
Coding sequences:
- a CDS encoding tetratricopeptide repeat protein translates to MQQLIPFSGIYVILFSVTFFSCMSCSQREKKDDSISVQWKGLMAKTGEAYYASDFRRAESLADSALALTKGVDEVLYAKTLNRKAQVLLKLQEFDEAEKLALLSLQEAEKTDDQEAIGDALNVLGNFYANKVDVSNARVYYERSLALARKINDSLGEGAVLNNLGTCMEVNGYYPEALKYFIDAVEVYEKMDSLRPVGMIYANMAAVYKQQGNYKSAIEFQKRANEISKTTHNTHALIYGSDNLGVYYNAIGEMDTAIHYHHFSLRLADSTGNRKYWFMAYAHLSSSYLLRQEPFIALEYARKAFDLVNTMELPYDKAGIQVKYAKALYETGSTALALSMLNEAKMTADSSNAPDLQLELFDAYANMLEREGDYRSALGYLKQWQAVKDATLDKEKVAAIERENIRFRVNEKDKEIAGQKITNARQQRWVVGLTASVVIVLLLAGLLFFRNQNMKHKSRFLESEKLLLEEMNERLSLDNSDLLRKMEDLKVTATLTQKQIDEIGEQVIVFPTKNRMRVLLKCNEIEYIEQDGDYSWVVPLVKEKKFQMRGTLREMERFLSDFPVFAKVQQSYIVNLDHILECNRSRVKMVSGKDIKLGRDYQDGFMKIYENRKLKPEDARQPDSKGIHQEAKED